Within the Gordonia westfalica genome, the region AGTCGGTGGCCAAGGCACGCGGGCTCCGTTTCGAGCGTCGTGACCTGTTCGCCGCCAACGCTTTTCCGGACTCTCACGAGCCCGAGGACCTCTACATGCTGGAACCGGAGATCCCCGAGCCGTAGAGCTCGCGCGTGATCCCTCGGCACCCGGATCGTGATGAGAGTCGCTGCACTCTCATATCCGGAATGCGAAGTGCCCCAAGCCCGTTGGCACATTCCAGAACAAGTTGCCGAAAACCGGCATGAATTCCCGAGTTCTGGGTACTCGCGGTCGTCGAACCGCACCGGAACTCCTGCGCTCACACAGATGTAGCGCGGCTATACCAAGAAGAAGGAAGCACGCTATGCAACTTCTCGACAGCAGTCCCGTTCTCGACAAGAAGATCGACGATTCCGTCTTCACCACCCACGAATCCGAGGTGCGCAGCTACTGCCGCAACTGGCCGGCGGTCTTCACCACCGCCAAGGATTCCTACATCACCGACCAGAACGGTCGGGAGTACCTGGACTTCTTCGCCGGCGCCGGTTCGCTGAACTACGGCCACAACAACGAGGTGCTGAAGAAGGCGCTCATCGACTACATCGCGTCCGACGGCATCACCCACGGCCTCGACATGGCCACCGTCGCCAAGGGCAACTTCATCGAGAAGTTCACCAAGCACATCCTCGCGCCGCGTGGACTCGACTACAAGATCCAGTTCCCCGGCCCGACCGGAACCAACGCCGTCGAATCGGCCCTCAAGCTGGCCCGCAAGGTGACCGGCCGTGAGTCGATCATCAGCTTCACCAACGCATTCCACGGCATGACGCTGGGCTCGCTGTCGGTGACCGGCAACTCGATGAAGCGCGCCGGCGCCGGCATCCCCCTGGTTCACGCGACCCCGATGCCGTTCGACAACTACTTCGGCGGCGTCATGGAGGACTTCGCCTGGTTCGAGCGCGTCCTCGACGACTCGGGCAGCGGCCTCAACCGCCCCGCCGCGGTGATCGTCGAGACCGTGCAGGGCGAGGGCGGCGTCAACGTCGCACGCGCCGAGTGGCTGCGCGCGCTCTCCGATCTGTGCGAGCGCCGCGACATCCTGCTCATCGTCGACGACGTCCAGATGGGCTGCGGCCGCACCGGCGAGTTCTTCTCCTTCGAGGAGGCCGGCATCAAGCCAGACATCGTCACCCTGTCCAAGTCGATCAGCGGCTACGGTCTGCCCTTCGCACTGACCCTGTTCAAGCCCGAGCTCGACGTCTGGACGCCGGGTGAGCACAACGGCACCTTCCGCGGCAACAACCCCGCCTTCGTCACCGCCGCCAAGGCCATCGAGACCTACTGGTCCGACGACACCCTGAGCCGCGAGATCCACGCCAAGGGTGAGCGCATCAACGAGGTCTTCACCGACCTCTGCAACCGATACGAAGGCATCTCGACCCGCGGTCGCGGCATGGTCCGCGGCCTGGCGTTCGAGGACCACACGGCCGCCGGGAAGGTCTGTGCGCAGGCCTTCGGCGCCGGCCTGCTCGCCGAGACGTCGGGCCCGTCCGACGAGGTCGTCAAGCTGCTCCCGCCGCTGACCATCTCGCGCGAGGACCTCGACCGCGGCCTGTCCATCCTTTCCGACGCAGTCAAGGAGGTGATCGGATGATCGTCCGAACCACCGAAGAGATCACCGGTACCGAGCGCGACGTCGCCGACGGCCACTGGCGCTCCAAGCGCATCGTGCTCGGCGGCGACGGTGTGGGATTCTCGTTCCACGAGACCACCATCGAGGCCGGCAGCGTGAACGAGTTCCACTACGCCAACCACATCGAGGCCGTCTGGCTCGTCGAGGGCACCGGCACCCTGCTCAATCGGGAAACCGGCGAGACCCATCCGCTGGCGCCCGGCACGATGTACCTGCTGAACGGCCACGAGCGTCACACGGTGACCGCCGACACCCAGATGCGCATGCTGTGCGTGTTCAATCCCCCGGTGGTCGGCACCGAGGTGCACGACGAGAACGGCGTGTACCCGCTGGTCGCCGTTCCGCAGCCGACCGGGAAGCATGCCGAGGAGGCCCTCGAGGAGACCGCGGCGTCCTGACGCACGAACCTCGCAGAACACCCCGAGTGCGCACCCTGCCTATCCTGGGCAGGGTGCGCACTCGTCTTCAGCTCGGCCAGGCCCCGGCCGAACACACGCCCCTCGACGACGACGTCGCCGAGCGCATCGAACTCGCGGGCGACATCCTGGGCGGGCGTCGGTTCGCGGTCCTGACCGGCGCCGGCATCTCCACCGACTCGGGTATCCCCGACTACCGCAGTCCGGGGTCCCCGCCGCGGACGCCGATGACTCTCGAGATGTTCCTGTCCTCTCCGGAGTTCCGCCGCCATTACTGGGCGCGCAACCATCTCGGCTGGCGTCACATGGACGCCGCCCTCCCCAACGCCGCCCACCGCGCCCTCACCGACCTGCAGTCGAGCGGAGCGGTCTCGACGGTCATCACCCAGAACGTCGACATGCTGCACACCAAGGCCCGCACCCGGGGAGTCCTCGAACTCCACGGGTGTTACGGGCGCGTGCGGTGCCTGACCTGCGACTGGCGCATCTCCCGGCACCGACTCGCCGAACTCCTGGAGTCGGTCAACCCCGGTTTCGCCGAGCGCGTCGCCGGCCGCGGCGCCATCGAAGTCGCGCCCGACGCCGACGCCACGCTCTCCGACACGTCGGACTTCGTGATGATCGACTGTCCGCACTGCGGCGGCATCCTCAAACCCGACATCGTCTATTTCGGTGAGACTGTTCCGAAACCTCTTGTCGAGCAATCATTCTCAGCGGTCGACGACGCGGATGCCCTATTAGTGGTCGGTTCGTCGCTGACGGTGATGTCCGGCCTGCGGTTCGCACGCCGGACGCATCGCGCGGGCAAACCGCTGATCATCGTCAATCGCGGCCACACCCGCGGCGACGAGCTGGCCACACTCAAGATCGACCATCGGGCCGGAGTGGTGTTGCCGGCCCTCGCGTCCGGCTAGAGCGACAGAACCCGACGCTCAGCG harbors:
- the ectB gene encoding diaminobutyrate--2-oxoglutarate transaminase; the protein is MQLLDSSPVLDKKIDDSVFTTHESEVRSYCRNWPAVFTTAKDSYITDQNGREYLDFFAGAGSLNYGHNNEVLKKALIDYIASDGITHGLDMATVAKGNFIEKFTKHILAPRGLDYKIQFPGPTGTNAVESALKLARKVTGRESIISFTNAFHGMTLGSLSVTGNSMKRAGAGIPLVHATPMPFDNYFGGVMEDFAWFERVLDDSGSGLNRPAAVIVETVQGEGGVNVARAEWLRALSDLCERRDILLIVDDVQMGCGRTGEFFSFEEAGIKPDIVTLSKSISGYGLPFALTLFKPELDVWTPGEHNGTFRGNNPAFVTAAKAIETYWSDDTLSREIHAKGERINEVFTDLCNRYEGISTRGRGMVRGLAFEDHTAAGKVCAQAFGAGLLAETSGPSDEVVKLLPPLTISREDLDRGLSILSDAVKEVIG
- a CDS encoding ectoine synthase: MIVRTTEEITGTERDVADGHWRSKRIVLGGDGVGFSFHETTIEAGSVNEFHYANHIEAVWLVEGTGTLLNRETGETHPLAPGTMYLLNGHERHTVTADTQMRMLCVFNPPVVGTEVHDENGVYPLVAVPQPTGKHAEEALEETAAS
- a CDS encoding Sir2 family NAD-dependent protein deacetylase, which codes for MRTRLQLGQAPAEHTPLDDDVAERIELAGDILGGRRFAVLTGAGISTDSGIPDYRSPGSPPRTPMTLEMFLSSPEFRRHYWARNHLGWRHMDAALPNAAHRALTDLQSSGAVSTVITQNVDMLHTKARTRGVLELHGCYGRVRCLTCDWRISRHRLAELLESVNPGFAERVAGRGAIEVAPDADATLSDTSDFVMIDCPHCGGILKPDIVYFGETVPKPLVEQSFSAVDDADALLVVGSSLTVMSGLRFARRTHRAGKPLIIVNRGHTRGDELATLKIDHRAGVVLPALASG